The Thermodesulfobacteriota bacterium genome contains the following window.
CATGATGATATTAGCCCCCGGGTGCTGAGAATTGAGATATGGATGAAGGACAACATGGAGTGGTCCATTGACGGGGACGGTTCTGAGGATCAGTTCAAGTTGGCAGAGATGAAGGTGCGCTCACTATTTAAAGACGAGGAAGAACTGAAGCTTGTAAAGAACAAAGACGATATCAGTGCGGTTTCCAAAGATAAAGCCATAGAAACAATACAAAATACACTTTCCAATGATAATTTGATGCTATGCGATGAGAAATTCACCCGCATGATGGTGTTTTTTTACTTGAGTAAGGTAGAATAGAAATCTAAATATAAGCCTAAAATCAAAGTATTACTATACTTTTTGCATAACTGGATGAATAATTGAAATTTGCTGCAATAGATGTGGGATCAAACGCCGTAAGGCTTCTTTTTTCTCAGGTATTTGAGAACAAGGGCGAGCCGTTCTTTAAAAAAGACTCTCTTTTTAGGGTTCCCATAAGATTGGGAGAAGACTCTTTTGTAAAACGTAAAATCAGTGACGAAAAAGCCGATAGTCTGATAAAGACCATGATGGCGTTTAAATATTTGATTGAGGCCTACTCTCCGCTTGACTATATGGCAATAGCTACTGCGGCCATGCGTGAGGCTGACAACTCAGTTGAAATAGTAAATGCAGTAAACAAGGAGACAGGTGTTAATCTTCAAATAATTGATGGTCAGCGTGAGGCTGAGATTATCTATTCTAACCATGTGGCAGAGGAGCTAGACAAAAAAGGCAACTATTTGTATATCGATGTCGGAGGCGGAAGCACCGAGCTTACACTCATTTCGGGCTCCGTAGTTGTTGACTCAGGCTCATTTAAGCTGGGAACGGTCAGGCTCTTAGAAGATCAGGTGCCAAAATCTGAGTGGCAGAGAATGAAAAATTGGATTAAGGAAAGCACTGCGGATTACCCGGCGATTAAGGGAATCGGAACAGGCGGCAACATTAATAAGATTCTAAAGATGTCGATGAAAGATGATGGAGAGTTCTTAACCTATAAGAACATTAAGAAAGTATCTGATCTGGTCAATTCATTTAGTTATGAAGACAGAATTTCTAAACTTAATCTTAGACCAGACAGAGCAGACGTAATTATTCCAGCTACAAAAATATTCCTAAAGACTCTAAAATGGGCTGATATAAAAGACTTGTACGTGCCAAGCATTGGGCTGTCGGACGGCATAATTCATGTGCTATATGAAAAACAAAAGCAGCTTAGGCTTGAAGCTTGATAGTTCAGGTGTCTAAAATGCTCTTTAATATAGGAATATATAGCTTATATTAAAACTATGACAACGCCCGTCAACAATAGCGATTACTACACTTTGCCAGATGGTTTATCCAGAATTGAATTTCTGAAAAAACTTGCGAATGATCATAAAATTGTCTTGGACCCGCCTCAGAAAAAGAAAGAGGAATTCTTTGACACTTTCGACAGACGACTTTACAGCTCAAACCTGGTGCTAGTAAAAGAAGACAACTCTTATCATCTTAAAAGCTTAACGGACGGAAGAGAACTTCAAGCTTTTGAGGATACAAAAAAGCTATCACCTAAGTTTTGGTGGGATTTTCCCAAATGCTCACTCAGGGCTGAGCTCAAACCGCTTAGCAGTATAAGAGCCCTACTCTCTTTGGCCAAAATTGAAAGGACAGTTGCAACACTCAAAGTACTAAATGAAGACAAAAAAACTGTACTTTTTATATTTGTAAAAGAGCTTGTGGTCATTTCAGATCAAAGAAGGATTAAGCCTTGTGTCGTTGTGCAGCTAAAAAATGTTAGAGGATATGAAAAAGAGTTTAAGGAATTTAAAAGTTATATAGAAGAGTTAGGACTAAAAAACTCTAAGGACGATATTATTTCTGCAGCAGTCTCTAATCAAGGGAAATACCCTCTTAATTACACATCTAAAATCAACGTTAAGCTAAAGCCTGATATGAAAGGTCATGAGGCAGCAAGGCTCATATTTGAGAATCTTCTTGGAACAATGAAAGTAAATGAGTTTGGCATAAAAGATGATATAGATACAGAGTTTTTGCACGATTTTAGAGTGGCCGTAAGAAGAACAAGATCTGCACTAAGTCAGGTTAAGTCGGTATTTAGCCCTGAGGACACTGATAAATATAAAGAACAGTTTTCAGTTATTGGAAAAGCCACAAACGAGCTCAGGGACCTTGATGTTTATCTGTTAACTGAGGATTCCTATAAAAAGATGCTGCCTGAGGATCTTAGGGGCGGGCTGGATCCACTTTTTGACAAACTCACGCAAGACCGCAAAAAGGCATGCACAGAGTGTGCTCAATTTCTGAATTCAAAGAATTATAAAGAAATTATTTCAGACTGGCAGGAGTTTTTGCACAACGAGAGTTCGGACGCAAATTCTGCGGCAAACTCTCAGAGACCTATAATTGAAATATCTAAAGAGCATATTTGGAAAAAATACAGCAAGATAATAAAACAAGGCAGAAAAATAAATGACGCTACGCCTGATCCTGAGTTACATAGCCTAAGGATTGAGTGTAAGAAGCTCAGATATTTACTTGAGTTCTTTACTTCTCTATTCCCAGCTGATGATATGAAAACCATTATTAAGCACTTAAAAGTGCTTCAGGATAATTTAGGTGACTTTAACGACCTTCATGTACAGCAGGAGAGTCTAAAAAAGTTTCTTAGCTCCAAAGATATTGGGTATGATCAAAGTAGCAGCACAGTTGCGGCTGCTGGGGGTCTTGTATCGGTCCTTTATCAACAGCAGGCGGTTGTGAGAAAAAAATTCAAAGAGAACTTTAATGAATTCAGCGATAAAGAAACCACAGAGCTATTTGAAAAGCTGTTTTCTGATAATTAGTAGAGGGTTTTGATGAAAAAAATTGCAATTTACAGCATGAAGGGAGGCGTCGGTAAAACGGCTGCCGCAGTTAACCTCTCATATCTAGCTGCGGCTGGTGGAGACAACACACTCTTATGCGACCTCGATCCACAAGGAGCTTCTACATATTATTTCCGCATCAGGGCATCTAAGAACTTCAATACCAACAAGTTTATTAAAGGCGGAAAACATATAGATAAAAATATAAAGGGCACAGACTATCCACACTTAGATCTGCTTCCTTCAAAACTATCCTACAGAAATCTGGACTTGGCTCTTGATGCTCTTAAGAATTCAAGAAAGCGATTAAAGCAGATATTTAAAGACCTGGAATATGAATATGACTATCTATTCATGGACTGTCCTCCGGGAATATCACTGATATCAGAGAATGTTTTTAACGCAGCCGATATTATTATAGTGCCGCTTATTCCGACTACACTTTCAGAGCTCACATATGAAAAGCTGATAAAGTTTTTTGAAAAAAACGATATTGACTCAGGCAAGATTTATACTTTCTTTTCAATGGTAGAATCAAGAAAGACCCTTCATCAGGAAACTATGAATAAAGTGTCTCAAGAGGGAGGAAATATTCTTGAGTCCAGAATCCCCTAC
Protein-coding sequences here:
- a CDS encoding exopolyphosphatase, producing MKFAAIDVGSNAVRLLFSQVFENKGEPFFKKDSLFRVPIRLGEDSFVKRKISDEKADSLIKTMMAFKYLIEAYSPLDYMAIATAAMREADNSVEIVNAVNKETGVNLQIIDGQREAEIIYSNHVAEELDKKGNYLYIDVGGGSTELTLISGSVVVDSGSFKLGTVRLLEDQVPKSEWQRMKNWIKESTADYPAIKGIGTGGNINKILKMSMKDDGEFLTYKNIKKVSDLVNSFSYEDRISKLNLRPDRADVIIPATKIFLKTLKWADIKDLYVPSIGLSDGIIHVLYEKQKQLRLEA
- a CDS encoding CHAD domain-containing protein — encoded protein: MTTPVNNSDYYTLPDGLSRIEFLKKLANDHKIVLDPPQKKKEEFFDTFDRRLYSSNLVLVKEDNSYHLKSLTDGRELQAFEDTKKLSPKFWWDFPKCSLRAELKPLSSIRALLSLAKIERTVATLKVLNEDKKTVLFIFVKELVVISDQRRIKPCVVVQLKNVRGYEKEFKEFKSYIEELGLKNSKDDIISAAVSNQGKYPLNYTSKINVKLKPDMKGHEAARLIFENLLGTMKVNEFGIKDDIDTEFLHDFRVAVRRTRSALSQVKSVFSPEDTDKYKEQFSVIGKATNELRDLDVYLLTEDSYKKMLPEDLRGGLDPLFDKLTQDRKKACTECAQFLNSKNYKEIISDWQEFLHNESSDANSAANSQRPIIEISKEHIWKKYSKIIKQGRKINDATPDPELHSLRIECKKLRYLLEFFTSLFPADDMKTIIKHLKVLQDNLGDFNDLHVQQESLKKFLSSKDIGYDQSSSTVAAAGGLVSVLYQQQAVVRKKFKENFNEFSDKETTELFEKLFSDN
- a CDS encoding AAA family ATPase, encoding MKKIAIYSMKGGVGKTAAAVNLSYLAAAGGDNTLLCDLDPQGASTYYFRIRASKNFNTNKFIKGGKHIDKNIKGTDYPHLDLLPSKLSYRNLDLALDALKNSRKRLKQIFKDLEYEYDYLFMDCPPGISLISENVFNAADIIIVPLIPTTLSELTYEKLIKFFEKNDIDSGKIYTFFSMVESRKTLHQETMNKVSQEGGNILESRIPYRSDVEKMGIYREPVPVSSPHSDSTQAYVELWNEIKSLC